In Methanomicrobiales archaeon, a genomic segment contains:
- a CDS encoding universal stress protein, translating to MFEKVLFATDFSEYARKTLDCLSDIPGVREVILLHVVDATYPSKRGWTHGPAIASARIELEEQKQRLEGHGIRTRAKVEVITAGDVAGAILKTAEEEHVTLIFMGARGRGIVQGILLGSVSRSVLRYARQHVLIMRHRVAEEMGDSRYEKFCQSILSKLLYPTDFSEPAQKTASLLKGMQGVEKVVLAHVVTQGETQEEIQEYVHAAEQKLDEARKSFDTAGIGTDIRVRLGSPSDEIIRLAEEEDVSLIVMSRHGQGWLRELVLGSTTYLVAKRTKRPILVVHQD from the coding sequence ATGTTTGAGAAGGTACTGTTTGCCACGGACTTTTCCGAGTACGCCCGCAAAACCCTGGACTGTCTGAGCGATATTCCCGGGGTGCGTGAGGTAATCCTCCTGCACGTCGTCGATGCCACATACCCCTCCAAGCGTGGCTGGACCCATGGGCCGGCGATTGCCAGTGCCCGGATCGAGCTCGAAGAGCAGAAGCAGCGGCTCGAAGGCCATGGGATCCGGACCAGGGCAAAAGTGGAGGTCATCACTGCTGGTGATGTCGCTGGAGCGATCCTGAAGACGGCCGAAGAAGAGCATGTCACCCTGATCTTCATGGGTGCCCGGGGGCGGGGCATCGTCCAGGGGATTCTTCTGGGAAGCGTCTCGCGGTCTGTGCTGCGGTATGCCAGACAGCACGTGCTGATCATGCGCCACCGCGTGGCGGAGGAGATGGGCGATTCCCGGTACGAGAAGTTCTGCCAGTCCATACTCAGTAAGCTCCTCTACCCAACGGACTTTTCGGAGCCTGCGCAGAAGACGGCATCCCTGCTCAAGGGTATGCAGGGGGTGGAGAAGGTGGTGCTTGCGCATGTCGTCACACAGGGGGAGACGCAGGAGGAGATTCAGGAGTATGTCCATGCTGCAGAGCAGAAACTGGATGAGGCCCGAAAATCCTTCGATACAGCGGGCATCGGAACGGACATCCGGGTTCGGCTGGGCAGCCCCTCGGACGAGATCATCCGCCTTGCCGAGGAGGAGGATGTGTCGCTCATCGTGATGAGCCGGCATGGTCAGGGCTGGCTGCGGGAGCTGGTGCTGGGCAGCACGACCTACCTGGTGGCAAAACGCACAAAAAGGCCGATCCTGGTTGTCCACCAGGATTGA
- a CDS encoding HEAT repeat domain-containing protein has protein sequence MMNTDSMADLSAYKIPILVLAIAVSLLLEVFVHYGLGINIIFTHFFYVVLVLAGLWYYRRAVYLAIALGSIHILIEYLTNGAISSDVLIRPAMFIAVAFVVGYLAENMAEEQNTLIRTVVDKTLKFRQSAAIRSGEEGDVRNHPEITARIRSLRRERSHADLVRGLKSSNPDIRNTAAERLGELGDPQAVNLLAEALDDPDPGVRWKAAEALGKLGAPAVDPLLIALRGGDVDVRWKAAVALGDIGDPRAIAPLADLLDDEDRYVRTRAADALGRIGGPSEQVLIHLLARGGKLERCGAALGLGKIGDPAAVEALLAALGDADPDVRDAAVRAFGEIGEPAVAPLIGLLRSAPGDIRREAVRSLVQIGDPAVDRLIQALKETDAATREEAFRALAEMENRRAIEALLFALTEEDSELQRAARNALIGIKRSRRIS, from the coding sequence ATGATGAATACCGATAGCATGGCCGATCTCAGCGCGTACAAAATCCCCATTCTTGTCCTGGCGATTGCCGTCTCACTACTCCTCGAGGTCTTCGTGCACTACGGCCTGGGTATCAACATCATCTTCACGCACTTCTTCTACGTGGTCTTGGTGCTGGCGGGGCTCTGGTATTACCGCAGGGCGGTCTACCTCGCCATCGCCCTGGGCTCCATCCACATCCTGATCGAATACCTGACCAACGGCGCCATCAGCTCGGACGTGCTCATTCGCCCGGCCATGTTCATTGCCGTAGCCTTCGTGGTCGGGTATCTGGCAGAGAACATGGCAGAGGAGCAGAACACCCTGATTCGAACGGTCGTCGACAAAACGCTGAAGTTCCGCCAATCAGCGGCGATCCGAAGCGGCGAGGAGGGAGATGTCCGCAACCACCCTGAGATCACAGCACGGATCCGCTCCCTGCGCAGGGAGCGGAGTCATGCCGACCTGGTTCGCGGGCTGAAGAGCAGCAACCCCGACATCCGCAATACGGCTGCGGAACGGCTGGGGGAGCTGGGTGATCCGCAGGCCGTGAACCTCCTTGCCGAAGCCCTGGACGATCCCGATCCGGGGGTCCGCTGGAAGGCGGCTGAAGCCCTGGGAAAACTCGGAGCCCCGGCGGTGGATCCTCTCCTGATCGCCCTGAGGGGCGGCGACGTCGATGTGCGGTGGAAGGCGGCCGTCGCCCTGGGGGATATCGGAGATCCGCGGGCGATCGCCCCCCTTGCGGATCTGCTGGACGACGAGGACAGGTATGTGCGCACACGGGCCGCCGACGCCCTCGGGCGGATCGGCGGCCCGTCCGAACAGGTGCTGATCCACCTCCTCGCGAGGGGAGGGAAGCTGGAGCGTTGCGGGGCGGCGCTCGGCCTGGGGAAGATCGGCGATCCGGCAGCCGTCGAGGCCCTTCTCGCCGCTCTGGGGGATGCGGATCCCGATGTGCGGGACGCAGCGGTCCGCGCCTTCGGGGAGATCGGTGAACCGGCTGTTGCGCCCCTCATCGGACTGTTGAGAAGTGCGCCGGGGGACATCCGCAGGGAGGCGGTGCGGTCGCTCGTGCAGATCGGGGATCCGGCCGTGGATCGCCTGATCCAGGCTCTGAAAGAGACCGATGCTGCGACACGGGAGGAGGCGTTCCGGGCGCTCGCCGAGATGGAGAACCGCAGGGCGATCGAGGCGCTCCTGTTCGCCCTCACCGAGGAGGACAGCGAGCTCCAGCGGGCAGCCCGCAATGCCCTGATCGGCATCAAGAGGAGCCGCAGGATCTCCTGA
- a CDS encoding DNA-directed DNA polymerase II large subunit → MEVSPAARMYFERLESALNAAIAVAKEARTRGLDPRTEVEVPVANDIADRVEALLGIPGVAESIRQRERQGLSREEVALAASDDFIQRKYGERSREEILEHAIRTAMALLTEGVVAAPTEGIAKVGIGKNDDGSEYLKIYYAGPIRSAGGTAQALSVLVGDYVRRAIGIDRYKPHPDEVERYIEEIRQYNSRQSLQYMPNDDEIRLIVNNCPVCIDGEATEDEEVSGYRNLPRVETNAIRGGMALVLAEGLALKAPKVQKYTRKLNMDGWDWLDRLAGAGKKGGDEGGGIKPRDKYLRDLIGGRPVFAHPMRRGGFRLRYGRSRNSGFAAAGLNPATMILLGRFLAVGTQMKVERPGKAAGIVPVDSIQGPTVRLKGGSVLRIDHAALAEELYDQVESILDVGEILISYGEFLENNHPLVPSAYCEEWWQQEGGAGHPADELEAIELALGGAYLHPDYTYLWDDVAPEAILRLSEFVSQRGAIRDGALVLPLDPEQKRVLEDLLVPHAVQGDTIVLREHLVLLACLGLTLQLTRRDTGEAPPGDGLALAMHLSGLRMRSRAGTRIGGRMGRPGKSKPREMSPPPHSLFPLGDAGGSRRSFQEASSKKIRTRKDAGFAEINGMIEIEVGERRCTACGKTTFKNRCDCGGHTLPVFRCTRCSQETSQPLCPRCSVPTVCAQKERGGSKVQINVKEEYAAALERLGMRDGDIALLKGVRGVISREKAVEPIEKGILRAKSELFVFKDGTIRYDMIDLPLTHFRPAEVGVTVERLRELGYERDCKGQELVDDRQVLELRTQDILISEKCAEYLVKVARFMDELLEKVYGLPPFYNVRTRDDLVGHLLVGLAPHTSAGVLARLVGFSRANVGYAHPFFHAAKRRNCFFGDTVVPVFDGKQWIDLPIRQLVLENFDVSRPELDRLGTYASPPHRLMYVRAVDSQGTMHLRRITSVSIHKAPRDLIRFRTARGNELVVTPDHTMLVWDVNYLRRAMAMEVKAGDSVPAFSGGGVISDRIVEREIVPTADLSVYCVTVDKDHTLVANGIFCGQCDGDEDCVMLLLDCLINFSRSYLPENRGGTMDAPLMIASRIDPSEIDKESHNVDVCARYPLELYTAALTYTHPRELEKEIDRVERRLGTPAAIEGFLFTHDTSDISAGPLESTYTTLTTMQEKLDAELALAEKIRAVDVDDVAERVLHTHFLRDLVGNLRAFTAQSVRCTKCNSKYRRVPLAGKCIRCGGNIIPTVHEASVKKYLEVSRRLCDTYNVSNYTKQRIDLLERAILSTFGIPREQQLGLADFL, encoded by the coding sequence ATGGAGGTCTCACCCGCTGCCCGCATGTACTTCGAGAGGCTGGAGTCTGCCCTGAACGCCGCCATTGCCGTGGCAAAGGAGGCCCGCACCCGCGGACTCGATCCCCGGACGGAGGTCGAGGTGCCCGTCGCCAACGATATCGCGGACCGGGTGGAGGCGCTGCTGGGCATCCCGGGCGTGGCAGAGAGCATCCGCCAGCGCGAACGGCAGGGGCTCTCCCGCGAGGAGGTGGCGCTCGCCGCGAGCGACGACTTCATCCAGCGGAAGTACGGGGAGCGGAGCCGGGAGGAGATCCTGGAGCACGCCATCCGCACCGCGATGGCGCTTCTGACAGAAGGTGTGGTCGCGGCGCCCACCGAGGGGATCGCCAAGGTGGGCATCGGCAAGAACGACGACGGTTCGGAGTACCTGAAGATCTACTACGCCGGGCCGATCAGAAGCGCCGGCGGGACTGCCCAGGCGCTCTCGGTGCTGGTGGGCGACTACGTCCGCCGCGCCATCGGGATCGACCGCTACAAGCCTCACCCGGACGAGGTGGAGCGCTACATCGAGGAGATCCGTCAGTACAATTCCCGTCAGAGCCTCCAGTACATGCCGAACGACGACGAGATCCGTCTCATCGTCAACAACTGCCCGGTCTGCATCGACGGCGAGGCCACGGAGGACGAGGAGGTGAGCGGCTACCGCAACCTGCCCCGGGTCGAGACCAATGCGATCCGGGGAGGCATGGCGCTCGTCCTGGCCGAAGGGCTCGCTCTCAAGGCCCCCAAGGTGCAGAAGTACACAAGGAAGCTGAACATGGACGGCTGGGACTGGCTGGACAGGCTGGCGGGCGCCGGTAAGAAGGGCGGCGACGAGGGCGGCGGCATCAAGCCCCGTGACAAGTACCTCCGCGATCTCATCGGCGGACGCCCGGTCTTCGCCCACCCCATGCGCAGGGGCGGATTCCGCCTCCGCTACGGACGCTCCCGCAACAGCGGTTTCGCGGCCGCGGGGCTGAACCCCGCCACGATGATCCTCCTGGGGCGGTTCCTCGCCGTGGGAACCCAGATGAAGGTGGAGCGGCCGGGGAAGGCGGCCGGCATCGTCCCGGTGGACTCGATCCAGGGGCCGACAGTGCGGCTCAAGGGCGGCAGCGTGCTGCGGATCGATCACGCGGCCCTCGCCGAGGAGCTCTACGATCAGGTGGAGTCGATCCTGGACGTGGGCGAGATCCTGATCAGCTACGGGGAGTTCCTGGAGAACAACCATCCCCTCGTGCCCTCCGCCTACTGCGAGGAGTGGTGGCAGCAGGAAGGGGGTGCCGGGCATCCTGCCGACGAGCTGGAGGCGATCGAGCTCGCCCTCGGCGGCGCATACCTGCACCCGGACTATACCTACCTCTGGGACGATGTGGCGCCGGAGGCGATCCTCCGCCTGTCCGAGTTCGTATCGCAGCGGGGAGCGATCCGCGACGGGGCGCTCGTCCTCCCGTTGGACCCGGAGCAGAAACGGGTGCTCGAGGACCTGCTCGTCCCGCATGCGGTGCAGGGGGATACGATCGTGCTGCGGGAGCACCTGGTCCTCCTCGCCTGCCTGGGGCTCACCCTGCAACTCACACGGCGGGACACCGGCGAGGCGCCGCCGGGAGACGGTCTCGCCCTGGCGATGCACCTCTCCGGCCTGCGGATGCGGTCGCGGGCCGGCACACGGATCGGCGGGAGGATGGGGCGGCCGGGGAAGTCCAAGCCCCGCGAGATGAGTCCGCCGCCGCACTCTCTCTTCCCGCTGGGAGATGCCGGGGGGTCCCGCCGGTCGTTCCAGGAGGCGTCCTCGAAGAAGATCCGCACCCGCAAGGACGCCGGATTCGCCGAGATCAACGGGATGATCGAGATCGAGGTGGGCGAACGGCGCTGTACTGCCTGCGGAAAGACGACCTTCAAGAACCGCTGCGACTGCGGAGGCCACACGCTCCCGGTCTTCCGCTGCACCCGCTGCAGCCAGGAGACGAGCCAGCCCCTCTGCCCCCGCTGCAGTGTGCCGACGGTCTGCGCGCAGAAAGAGAGAGGCGGCAGCAAGGTTCAGATAAACGTGAAAGAGGAGTACGCCGCGGCGCTGGAGAGGCTCGGCATGCGGGACGGGGATATCGCGCTCCTGAAGGGTGTCAGGGGCGTGATCTCCCGCGAGAAGGCGGTGGAGCCGATCGAGAAGGGGATCCTGCGGGCGAAGAGTGAACTCTTCGTCTTCAAGGACGGCACCATCCGCTACGACATGATCGATCTCCCGCTCACCCATTTCCGCCCGGCGGAGGTGGGCGTGACCGTGGAGAGGCTGCGGGAGCTCGGCTACGAGCGGGACTGCAAGGGGCAGGAGCTCGTGGACGACCGGCAGGTGCTCGAGCTCCGCACCCAGGACATCCTCATCTCCGAGAAGTGCGCCGAGTACCTGGTGAAGGTCGCCCGGTTCATGGACGAGCTACTGGAGAAGGTATACGGTCTGCCGCCCTTCTACAACGTCCGCACGAGAGACGACCTCGTCGGGCATCTCCTGGTGGGGCTCGCCCCCCATACCAGCGCCGGCGTGCTCGCGCGGCTGGTGGGCTTCTCGCGGGCGAACGTCGGCTACGCCCACCCCTTCTTCCACGCGGCGAAGCGCCGCAACTGCTTCTTCGGCGATACGGTGGTCCCGGTCTTCGACGGCAAGCAGTGGATCGACCTGCCGATCCGCCAGCTGGTCCTGGAGAACTTCGATGTAAGCCGCCCGGAACTCGACCGCCTGGGCACCTACGCCTCCCCGCCGCATCGCCTGATGTACGTGCGGGCGGTCGACTCCCAGGGGACCATGCACCTGCGCCGCATCACATCGGTCTCCATCCACAAGGCCCCTCGCGACCTGATCCGCTTCCGTACGGCGCGGGGTAACGAGCTCGTCGTCACCCCGGACCACACGATGCTGGTCTGGGACGTGAACTACCTCCGCAGGGCGATGGCGATGGAGGTGAAGGCGGGCGACAGCGTCCCGGCCTTCAGCGGGGGCGGGGTGATCTCGGACCGCATCGTGGAGAGGGAGATCGTCCCCACCGCCGACCTTTCCGTCTACTGCGTGACGGTGGACAAAGACCACACCCTGGTCGCCAACGGCATCTTCTGCGGGCAGTGCGACGGGGACGAGGACTGCGTGATGCTCCTCCTTGACTGCCTGATCAACTTCTCCCGCTCCTACCTCCCCGAGAACCGCGGCGGCACGATGGATGCCCCGCTGATGATTGCCAGCCGGATCGACCCCTCCGAGATCGACAAGGAGAGCCACAACGTGGACGTCTGCGCCCGCTACCCCCTGGAGCTCTACACGGCGGCGCTGACCTACACCCATCCCCGCGAACTGGAGAAGGAGATCGACCGCGTCGAACGCCGCCTGGGCACGCCGGCTGCCATCGAGGGGTTCCTCTTCACGCACGACACGAGCGACATCTCCGCGGGACCGCTCGAGTCCACCTACACCACGCTCACCACCATGCAGGAGAAGCTCGACGCCGAACTGGCGCTGGCGGAGAAGATCCGGGCCGTGGACGTGGACGACGTCGCGGAGCGGGTTCTGCACACCCATTTCCTCCGCGACCTCGTCGGCAACCTGCGGGCCTTCACCGCCCAGTCCGTCCGCTGCACCAAGTGCAACAGCAAGTACCGCCGCGTGCCCCTGGCGGGCAAGTGCATCCGCTGCGGAGGGAACATCATCCCCACGGTCCACGAGGCCTCGGTGAAGAAGTACCTGGAGGTCTCCCGCCGCCTCTGCGATACCTACAACGTTTCGAACTACACCAAACAGAGGATCGACCTGCTGGAGCGGGCCATCCTCTCCACCTTCGGCATCCCCAGGGAGCAGCAGCTGGGGCTCGCGGACTTCCTGTGA
- a CDS encoding HEAT repeat domain-containing protein yields the protein MNEMKERPRPTAVDLAASPDPQELIDALQRDDLDVRRTSERRLAELGAAAIPPLIEALRRERNREVLWYLARALARIGEPAVKPLMDVLSAERDVTVRRYAAASLATIGRVAVPPLVGALTSPDREVRRFASTALITMGEPAVEPIIEMIKESDPEVQRILELILMRIDDAGQRALESLYSMDFSRRQEERRGG from the coding sequence ATGAACGAGATGAAGGAGAGGCCACGCCCCACTGCCGTTGACCTCGCGGCAAGCCCGGACCCGCAGGAGCTGATCGACGCGTTGCAGAGGGACGACCTGGACGTGCGGAGGACCTCCGAGCGGAGGCTCGCCGAGCTGGGAGCGGCGGCGATCCCGCCTCTCATCGAGGCGCTCAGGCGCGAGCGGAACCGGGAGGTTCTCTGGTACCTCGCCCGCGCGCTGGCCCGCATCGGGGAGCCCGCGGTGAAGCCTCTCATGGATGTGCTGTCAGCCGAGAGAGATGTCACGGTGCGCAGGTATGCCGCCGCTTCCCTGGCCACTATCGGGCGGGTAGCGGTCCCGCCCCTGGTCGGTGCGCTCACCTCCCCCGACAGGGAGGTGCGGCGGTTCGCCAGTACAGCCCTCATCACCATGGGCGAGCCGGCAGTGGAGCCGATCATCGAGATGATCAAGGAGAGCGATCCCGAAGTGCAGAGGATCCTGGAGCTGATCCTGATGCGGATCGACGATGCCGGACAGAGGGCGCTCGAGTCCCTGTACAGCATGGACTTCAGCCGGCGGCAGGAGGAGAGGAGAGGCGGCTAG
- a CDS encoding DUF432 domain-containing protein, whose amino-acid sequence MFGVYNSTFSHESGVLKLKIERDGGVIRYRRESREGQVEKLLASLSGSVIISPVEPVNLPTEVAKYLQIEFPPLIIGPKESQTVYLTFPLEIGVFLATRDSHEVIDVFSYERAKYTLYGSPRSGVICRWHASRIHTEVPKADPLREGVLELHVSNEAETWAEVACAVFTAFGIRLYYDGRFVSMVARMTILSRLVAETVSLDRPLCPGMTKGIELYRERTMLPGMERIPGMEKDKFLMEWGLK is encoded by the coding sequence GTGTTCGGGGTCTACAACTCCACATTTTCCCATGAGAGCGGCGTCCTGAAGCTGAAGATCGAGCGGGATGGCGGCGTGATCCGCTACAGACGGGAGTCCCGCGAGGGTCAGGTGGAGAAACTGCTCGCCTCGCTCTCGGGGAGCGTGATTATCAGCCCCGTCGAACCCGTCAACCTCCCTACAGAGGTAGCGAAATATCTTCAGATCGAGTTTCCTCCGCTGATCATCGGTCCGAAGGAGTCGCAGACTGTATACCTCACGTTCCCCCTGGAGATCGGGGTCTTCCTGGCAACCCGGGACTCCCATGAGGTGATCGATGTCTTCTCCTACGAACGGGCCAAGTACACCCTCTACGGTTCGCCGAGATCGGGTGTCATCTGCCGCTGGCATGCGAGCCGGATCCATACGGAGGTGCCCAAGGCCGATCCGCTCCGTGAAGGCGTGCTGGAGCTGCACGTCTCCAACGAGGCGGAGACCTGGGCGGAAGTAGCCTGTGCGGTCTTCACCGCCTTCGGTATCCGGCTCTACTACGACGGTCGGTTCGTCTCCATGGTCGCAAGGATGACGATTCTCTCGAGACTTGTCGCGGAGACGGTTTCTCTCGACCGTCCGCTCTGTCCCGGCATGACCAAGGGGATCGAGCTCTACCGCGAGCGGACCATGCTGCCCGGCATGGAGCGGATCCCCGGCATGGAGAAGGACAAGTTCCTGATGGAGTGGGGCCTGAAATGA
- a CDS encoding HAD-IC family P-type ATPase — protein MNSRREEKYCEAGAGPADRSAEPSLRAVAWHALGDTEVLQRLQTQRSGLTAEEAERRLERYGKNEFVREKRETKLQIFVRQFKSVLILILLIAVAISLLVGEVIDAAAILGIVLLNAVLGFTQEWRAGQAIESLRQMLTLRAVVIRDGQEQEVDATTIVPGDIVALELGRKVPADLYLLEATTLQIDEASLTGESAPVDKIPQVLEPDLNLAERANMAFMGTTVSNGRGLGVAVSTGMATEFGKIAHLSQATADEATPLVRRIDRLGRNMGELSLAVASLVIALGILQQRELLEMFLIGISLAVAVIPEGLPAVVTLTLALGVQAMRQRNVLIRRLAASETLGSVSVIATDKTGTLTRNEMTVTRIYIPGQEFQVSGVGYRPVGEFMQDGQTVDPRSSEGLTALLRAVYLNSHATLTQDPPGILGSPTEGALVVAAHKAQLPILESPPPRVVWEFSFNSLRKRMTTVYDEGDRINAYMKGAPEVILPLCSRYREDGAVQDLDGAARERFRSAYERFAALGLRVLAVGCRTLPAGIEMEEGAVEREMVFLGLFGILDPARPEVREALDTARRAGIDVIMITGDSPATAKAVADAIGLESRGAVRGSEIDRMDDRELAETLKSVKILARVSAEHKLRVMEALSRQGAVVAMTGDGVNDAPALKRAHVGIAMGIKGTDVAKESSDTVLVDDNFASIVSGVEEGRREYDNISKFTRYLLSSNIGEIVAISGALLLNLPLILLPVQILWVNLVTDGVTALALGLEPAERDIMAQPPRDPNEPILSRRALLLILLIGLWMGGVMIYLFSQRLPMDLEQARTLAFSGIVVFEMVNILNFRSFRTPLLQTGILTNRWLVLALIATLILQALAVYNPLLQTALGTTALALSDWLVLFLLGLPLLIVGEAYKTIRYYRGSRAAAAG, from the coding sequence ATGAACAGCCGCAGGGAAGAGAAGTACTGCGAGGCCGGGGCGGGGCCGGCCGATCGGAGCGCGGAACCCTCCCTCCGCGCTGTCGCATGGCATGCGCTGGGGGATACGGAGGTGCTGCAGCGTCTCCAGACGCAGCGAAGCGGGCTGACGGCGGAGGAGGCGGAAAGACGGCTCGAACGATACGGTAAAAACGAGTTCGTCCGTGAGAAGAGGGAGACGAAACTCCAGATCTTCGTCCGCCAGTTCAAGAGCGTGCTGATCCTCATCCTTCTCATCGCCGTTGCCATCTCCCTGCTCGTCGGCGAGGTGATCGATGCGGCGGCAATCCTGGGGATCGTCCTGCTGAACGCGGTTCTGGGGTTCACACAGGAGTGGCGGGCCGGACAGGCCATCGAGTCGCTGCGGCAGATGCTCACCCTGCGTGCGGTCGTGATCCGCGACGGCCAGGAGCAGGAGGTCGATGCGACCACGATCGTGCCGGGGGATATCGTGGCGCTGGAGCTGGGGCGGAAGGTACCGGCGGACCTCTATCTCCTGGAAGCGACCACGCTGCAGATCGACGAGGCCTCTCTCACCGGGGAGTCCGCACCCGTGGACAAGATCCCGCAGGTCCTTGAACCGGACCTGAACCTCGCGGAGCGGGCCAACATGGCATTCATGGGCACCACGGTCTCCAACGGGAGAGGACTGGGCGTCGCGGTCAGTACGGGCATGGCGACGGAGTTCGGGAAGATCGCCCACCTCTCGCAGGCGACCGCCGACGAGGCCACGCCCCTCGTGCGGAGGATCGACCGCCTGGGACGCAATATGGGGGAGCTCTCTCTTGCCGTGGCATCCCTGGTGATCGCGCTCGGGATTCTGCAGCAGCGGGAGCTGCTGGAGATGTTCCTGATCGGCATCTCCCTGGCGGTGGCGGTCATCCCGGAGGGGCTGCCGGCCGTCGTGACCCTGACACTGGCTCTGGGAGTGCAGGCGATGCGGCAGAGGAACGTCCTGATCCGCCGCCTGGCCGCATCCGAGACGCTCGGATCGGTCTCGGTCATCGCCACCGACAAGACGGGAACGCTGACCCGCAACGAGATGACGGTCACGCGGATCTACATCCCGGGGCAGGAGTTCCAGGTCAGCGGGGTGGGTTACCGCCCCGTGGGGGAGTTCATGCAGGACGGGCAGACCGTCGATCCCCGATCCTCGGAGGGGCTCACAGCGCTCCTCCGCGCGGTATACCTCAACAGCCATGCCACCCTCACGCAGGATCCGCCGGGCATTCTCGGTTCCCCGACGGAGGGGGCGCTGGTGGTCGCCGCCCATAAGGCACAGCTCCCGATCCTGGAATCCCCGCCTCCCCGCGTCGTTTGGGAGTTCTCGTTCAACTCCCTCCGCAAGCGGATGACCACGGTCTACGACGAAGGAGACCGGATCAACGCCTACATGAAGGGCGCCCCCGAGGTCATCCTCCCGCTCTGCAGCCGGTACCGGGAGGATGGGGCCGTGCAGGATCTGGACGGCGCCGCCCGCGAGAGGTTCCGCAGCGCCTATGAGCGGTTCGCCGCTCTCGGGCTCCGCGTGCTGGCCGTCGGCTGCCGGACGCTTCCTGCCGGGATCGAGATGGAGGAGGGGGCTGTCGAGCGCGAGATGGTATTTCTGGGGCTCTTTGGCATCCTCGATCCCGCCCGTCCGGAGGTGCGGGAGGCGCTCGATACGGCGCGAAGGGCCGGCATCGACGTGATCATGATCACCGGGGACTCCCCCGCGACGGCCAAAGCGGTGGCAGACGCCATCGGCCTGGAGAGCCGGGGCGCGGTTCGAGGTTCGGAGATCGACCGGATGGACGACCGGGAGCTGGCGGAGACGCTGAAGAGTGTGAAGATCCTGGCCCGGGTCTCCGCGGAGCACAAACTCCGCGTGATGGAGGCGCTCTCCCGGCAGGGCGCGGTCGTCGCCATGACCGGGGATGGCGTGAACGATGCCCCCGCGCTGAAACGGGCGCACGTGGGCATCGCCATGGGTATCAAGGGCACCGATGTCGCCAAAGAGAGCAGCGACACGGTGCTCGTGGACGACAACTTTGCCAGCATCGTCTCCGGCGTGGAGGAGGGGCGCCGGGAGTACGACAATATCTCCAAGTTCACCCGCTACCTGCTCTCGTCCAACATCGGCGAGATCGTCGCCATCAGCGGGGCGCTCCTGCTGAACCTCCCCCTGATCCTCCTGCCCGTGCAGATCCTCTGGGTGAATCTGGTGACCGATGGGGTTACGGCGCTGGCGCTCGGCTTGGAGCCGGCGGAGCGGGACATCATGGCCCAGCCGCCGAGGGACCCGAACGAACCCATCCTCTCCCGGCGGGCCCTCCTGCTCATCCTGCTGATCGGGCTCTGGATGGGCGGGGTGATGATCTACCTCTTCAGCCAGAGGCTGCCGATGGATCTGGAGCAGGCCCGCACACTGGCATTCAGCGGCATCGTCGTCTTCGAGATGGTGAATATCCTGAACTTCCGTTCGTTCCGCACGCCCCTCCTTCAGACCGGTATCCTGACCAACCGCTGGCTGGTGCTTGCGCTGATCGCCACCCTGATCCTCCAGGCGCTGGCGGTCTACAACCCGCTGCTGCAGACCGCCCTCGGCACCACTGCCCTGGCGCTCTCCGACTGGCTGGTGCTGTTCCTCCTCGGGCTCCCCCTGCTGATCGTCGGGGAGGCATACAAGACGATCCGGTACTACCGGGGCAGCCGTGCAGCCGCGGCAGGATAG
- a CDS encoding mechanosensitive ion channel family protein has protein sequence MILDAVVYGDITVGDVLYVAAIIVAALIVSRIITLNLRRALSPRLRKAELDILLRAIYYGILVLAVIVALPALNIELSGLLVAGGIVGLVIGFASQSVVGNLVSGIFLLVEHPIVIGDEIGIGDVQGTVEDIRFLSTIVRTYDGVNVRMPNEKVFTSNITNLVANPARRIEYTVRISYASDIQRAVQVIAGVLEEYPLVLKRPSPDVFVQKLGDSSVEIVVRFWAPTRVFFGVRKEMLQRIKFALDANGIEIPFPQRVVWFRNSPNPAASGPQEPDLTGRTGDYK, from the coding sequence ATGATCCTGGATGCCGTTGTGTACGGCGATATCACCGTCGGGGATGTCCTGTATGTGGCCGCGATCATCGTCGCCGCACTGATCGTCTCCCGGATCATCACGCTGAACCTGCGGCGGGCGTTGAGCCCCCGGCTGCGAAAGGCTGAGCTGGATATCCTCCTCCGGGCGATCTACTACGGCATCCTCGTCCTTGCCGTGATTGTCGCACTCCCCGCCCTCAATATCGAGCTCTCGGGGCTGCTGGTCGCCGGGGGTATCGTCGGTCTGGTCATCGGTTTTGCCAGCCAGAGCGTGGTCGGCAACCTGGTCTCGGGCATCTTCCTCCTCGTGGAGCACCCGATCGTGATCGGGGACGAGATCGGGATCGGGGATGTACAGGGGACGGTCGAGGATATCCGTTTCCTCTCCACCATCGTGCGCACCTACGACGGCGTTAACGTGCGGATGCCGAACGAGAAGGTCTTCACCTCGAATATCACCAACCTTGTGGCGAATCCTGCGCGGCGGATCGAGTACACTGTCAGGATCAGCTACGCCAGCGACATCCAGAGGGCAGTGCAGGTGATTGCAGGCGTTCTGGAGGAGTATCCGCTGGTGCTGAAGCGCCCATCGCCGGACGTCTTCGTCCAGAAACTCGGGGACAGCTCCGTGGAGATCGTGGTGCGGTTCTGGGCACCGACCCGGGTGTTCTTCGGGGTCCGCAAAGAGATGCTCCAGAGAATCAAGTTCGCGCTGGATGCAAACGGAATCGAGATCCCGTTCCCGCAGCGGGTGGTCTGGTTCCGCAACTCCCCGAATCCCGCCGCTTCAGGGCCGCAGGAGCCGGATCTCACGGGCAGAACCGGGGATTATAAATGA